The Verrucomicrobiia bacterium sequence GCTCGGCCTCCATCTTTTTGGCGGAAGCGGGATTTTCCTCCAGGGCCTCATCGTATTTCTCGAGCAACATCTGGAATTGAATGATGCGCGTCACCTCGGCTGCTTTGAACTGGGTGCCATCGGGCATGACGCCGCCCAGTTCCTTGTCCAGGGACTCCAATTCCGCGCCGAGTTTGTCAATTTTCTCCTTTTCCTCGCCTTCGGCCACGGCCTGGACAAATTGCTCGAAAAGTTTCTCGGCTTTGATGCGTTTGCGGGCCTTTTCCAAATCATATTTGCCGTCCACCATGGCCTGGAGGGTTTTCTCCAAATCGGCCATCGGATGGCCGTGCCAGACGATGCGCCCGGCCTTGTCCACGATGAAGGCGTGCGGGATGCCATTGATGCCAAAGGCGGCCATGTAGGCCTTGCTGGTTTTGTCATCGTCATCAATGGCTACGCGGTAATCCATCTGGTCGCCCATCTTGGTGACGAACGGTTTGACGGTACCCTCCTCTTCATCACTGATGCCCACAAACACCACGCCCTTGTCGGCAAATTTTTTCTGGAGCTTGGTCAGATGCGGAATGCTGGCCCGGCAGGGGGGGCACCATGTGGCCCAAAACTCCACCACGTAGATGTTTTTGCCATCCGTGACATCCACGGATTCGCCCTTAATCCATTTGGCGATGGACAATTTGGCGGCCTTATCGCCCAGTTCGGCGGCGGAAAGGGAGGCCAGCCCGCCAGCCAGGGCCAGGGCAAAAGTGAAGGAGAGGAGCAGCTTTCTTTTCATGTGTTTGAAACATCCCGGAGGGATGGAAGGTTTATGTGGCCAATATATTGCAAATACAGGGACAGCTTACCATGCCCCGCCTGCTTGTCAAAGCGGTTTCTTGCACGGCACGTGAGGGAAGTCCCCGCCGATCAGCCTTGGCGCCCAAAGTGGAAGGCTTTTTCGTTGCCTTCGTGCAAATCGGGCGGGAAATTGCGTCGCAGGGCCTGCAGCCAGTTTTCCAGGGGGATCATGTCCAGGTGCCGGCTCAAGCGGCCCAACAGGGCCACGTTGAGGGCCTTTTTATTGGGCAGGCGGTTGACGTCCACACTGTCGGGGGTGATGAGCACGCCATCGGGCTTGAGGAGATGGCGGTTGACCTCCACCTGATCCGGGGCCAGCACCAGCAGATAATCCGCCTCTCCGGGGGCGACCATGGGGCTGAAGACTTCGCGTCCGAAGCGGACATCGCTATGCACCGA is a genomic window containing:
- a CDS encoding redoxin domain-containing protein, with amino-acid sequence MKRKLLLSFTFALALAGGLASLSAAELGDKAAKLSIAKWIKGESVDVTDGKNIYVVEFWATWCPPCRASIPHLTKLQKKFADKGVVFVGISDEEEGTVKPFVTKMGDQMDYRVAIDDDDKTSKAYMAAFGINGIPHAFIVDKAGRIVWHGHPMADLEKTLQAMVDGKYDLEKARKRIKAEKLFEQFVQAVAEGEEKEKIDKLGAELESLDKELGGVMPDGTQFKAAEVTRIIQFQMLLEKYDEALEENPASAKKMEAELVKLAPKDWSLEEHKTDAQFRKDFTEYYAAVGRRPDKLKAASLRTKLAESPSKNAGLLNDFSWAILTDRNVKERDIPLALMMAEKAVKFSGGTNASVLDTYARALFDSGKKEEAIKQQKLAIKHAKSDQEREMFEENLKNFEK
- a CDS encoding indolepyruvate oxidoreductase subunit beta; this encodes MNAPVISDQAVINIVIAGLGGQGVLKASDILVDAVFPTGLDVKKSEVHGMSQRGGSVHSDVRFGREVFSPMVAPGEADYLLVLAPDQVEVNRHLLKPDGVLITPDSVDVNRLPNKKALNVALLGRLSRHLDMIPLENWLQALRRNFPPDLHEGNEKAFHFGRQG